Below is a window of Macadamia integrifolia cultivar HAES 741 chromosome 8, SCU_Mint_v3, whole genome shotgun sequence DNA.
tatatattttttaaatgaaatttgaacAATTCAAACTATGTTGAAAAACTTGCTCCAAGTATTATCGAATAACTATGAAAATAATACaccattttaataaaaaaaataaattaaaattgggTCTCATAAGATCACAAATGGAGTATATATACCACACATAATCAATAGTGGAACCATActgacattctctctcttattatgacattctctcttattttgacTATAGCCCTCTTACAAAAAATAATTGTCATATGGATTTAAGCAATGAAACGCTCTTGTAGGAAACTCTCTCATAGAAAGTAATTGTCACATGAAGTCGGTTTTTAAACCATTTTCTAATATGAGGATTTTAGcaatgaaacaaataaaaataaaaaggacatACCCAGTACACAAGACTCTTACATGTACCACATGTTCAACTAAGGGGAGTTAGAGGTTAGAACTAAACAATCGTTTAACCATCAGATCGCAACATTCGTATCTAACCATTGAACCATAACACCAAATATAACTTATTAAATAAAGACTCTTGGATAACTGCCCCTGGATGTGCCCACAAAATGTCCTTTGGCCATATTTGACCGTTCCCAAGGTGGTCTTCCTATCTAATTGTAATTAAAATAGTTCTAGGCCATATTTGACCGTTCctgttaggggtgtcaacggtccgggttggtgcggtttcggtccggttccaccggtttcggtgtgagtttggaagtgaccgaaaccgacccattaaggatttatcggtttcggtccggtgtcggcttcggtgcggtttgggttcgggttggtaccggtttggatttattaggttcatttcggtttggatcggttttttaaaccggtatggagccattaggaaacaaccaaatgatgaattgttgaacttcggtttcttaaatcgatttgtaaccgggttttggttttggtttttggtctagtttggattcgattttccatacaaatgtatacaaaactattcaaattttgatttttttaatgaattttggagtgtttcggtttcttaccggtttggtttcggtttcggtctgggttttgagccggtttcggtttggtttcgggttcatccggttttcggtgcggttcggtttggttttggggttacaatactcgaaaccgaaccgaaccaataaggcttcggttcggttcggtctggattgttatcggttcggtccggccggttttaccggttcggtttaggaattgacacccctagttcctGTATTCTTCCTATCTAATTGTAATTAAAATAGTGCCAATATGCCTCTAGAGAGTCAGTTGTTGAGTGTTGCATCATTTCATCTCTCagggaaaaaatatttcatagtcaataaaaaaaaagggtaatttacagcgccaccccctgaagaatgccaatattaaagggacaccccctctctttcaccaaattggactcggaccccttgtcgtcagtcactgttaagtgtagacttaaaatgaccattatacccttgctATTGaaaaaactcatatttttaCATTACAGTGAAGCTTTCAATTACAGAGAACCACAGATTTCAGCCATAATTTGCCGGATTTCCAACCAAGACCACCACAGACTGCGGATTTCGAacagattgaaggaaaaaaaggagaaaaaacgcAACCTTTGATTATCTTCTCCGCCGGATCTCCATCGCCGGTATTTGAATCGATGCGACATAAGAGatgaaatcagaaaagaaaagaaaacaaaggaacCTTGTAAAGATCCAGAAGAATATTATCCAGAGACTCTTGTGCTTGGTCTGAACACCGACTTCTTTGTGACTTAATAGCTTCAATGGCTTCCTCCGCCCTATTCTGTTGTTTCATCACAATTGCCACGTCTTTAAGAGCACTATCAACTCTATCTCCAGCATTAATTGCAGCCCAAAATAGAGGAATTGCCCTTTCTGGGTCCTTGTCCATCAACTAATCCATAcaaattagaaagaaaagggtTAATTTCCATTAACTAAAGCAGAAATAAATGTaggaaaatataaattttgaacAAATTTCGGGTTATTGGTTCTTGAGACAAAGAAATATGCCAAACCCCATAAAGCTTGCTGCTAACCTGGACGTTTTTGGCCTTATGTGTCATATGAAAAGACTCTGAGTGAATTCTGGGGATCCCAATAGGCTTCGTTGGGGAACAAGGAGCGGATTTGCAGGGTCTGAAACCTGGAGGGGCGTTCCTTAGATCTTGCATCATCTTAACTTCTAGGATTTCTAAGCAGTTCACTCCGATGAAGGATCTGTCGGTGGCggatatggagcagaggcggcggcgggactcctctcttccctcttctctctcgctctcCCAAACTCGGCGACGGCTTTGGTCATGGCGGTCAGTAGTTGTGGCCGGATCTCCATCGCCGGTATTTGGATCGATGAAGCCGGATCTGTCGGTGGTggatatggagcagaggcggcAGCGGgactcctctcttccctcttctctctcgctctcCCAAACTCGGCGACGGCTTTGGGAGTTccctatttttaagggcaaaatggtatttaagaaaaatttgaattgctgatgtcagcattttttatatattttgtaacgatgattgacggcaaggggtccgagttcaatttggtgaaagagagggggtgtccctctaatattggcattcttcagggggtggcgctgtaaattaccctaaaaaaaaaggggggaaggggaggggaggggaggggggtgtGTTAGCTTCAAACGTAAAAATAAATAGTCAGTGATGGTTACATACATCAGCTGCACAGAAACTTGTCGGCCAAAAGAACAATCAAGGATTAGGAGGAAATTTATTCAATTTGAAGGAGACTGGAAAGGGCACATAAGCATACAAGTAGAACTTTATTGGGCATTTGACACATCCAACAGCTTATAAAAATGGAGTTggatctctttcttctctttccctcttgTCTGGTTTTATTTTAAGGTTCCCATTTTTGTAGTCAGAAGTGGGAAAATCGACCCATCTCCTTCTTCTACAACAACAACGACAACCAAAACCTAAATCTTCTACAACAACccatctccttcttctcttgcctTTAATTAATCATATGGTTAGTTAGCATTTTCAACAGGAGATCCATATCTACTTTCATCTCTAATGGCGGTGGAAATCATGTTGAAAAACCATGAACCCATAacctctctgtttctctctcccttggATTCTGCTTTGTTTCCTGTATCATTTCTAAGTTTCTCAAAGCTCTATGTGGGATTTGGTTGGCCCAAAGCTAGGCCTGGGTTTTGTATTTCAGTGGGTAGATATTACTGTAACAAATCAATGGTGAGAGAGGGGGTTGGTAGCAGCTGAGCCCTGTTCTTTTTTGAGGAAGCTTGGAGCCTACCCGAATGTGAATTTATCCCTGAGTCGGATTTAAATCTCATAACAATGCTCTGAAACCTCAAGAGATCGCTGAACCTGTTTTGGTTTCACCGGAAGTGAAGCAGCCTCTTCCggaagaagaaatggttttTTCTCTAGAAATAGAGGAAGGGAAAGGGATTGTCTTGGATCGAAATCCCCTTTATGAGGCATGTATGAAAAGTTGTTTGAGTTAGCTGGTTTTCTCTGTCACATTGATGAAGACTGCAAGTCATGtattgagcaaaaaaaaaaaaaaaaaaaccatttcttaGCAAGAACATAAACCTTACAACGTTCTTTCCTGCACAACTCACTTCTTCTCTCATCCAAGAGAACTGTAAATCCAATTTCTTTTCTGGAAAGCAAGGTCTCAATTTTTCGGGTTCAAACCTATTTGATCAATAGACTGACGGCGAGATAGAAGGACCATTATCTCTGCCGGAAACAAGCGAGGGGCTGGGTTGGCTCATGGAAGGAAGCAGAGAGAAGTTTGGGAAGATGGGTTATGCGCTCAATTACGATTTAAACCTTTGTTAAGAAAACTAGTTGAAATTATTGcattttatggatttttcttTATTACCATATAATGGTAACTTCATATTCATCCACaaagttcaattttttaaatcttaaaaataagataaagaaATTTCTATCATCGCATAATTTATAAGGAATCAATAATTTTAAAAGAGCATAAATATCACATACCAAGTTCTGCAGCTTTCATGGCAGCAACTTTTTGCTGCATTTAGATCAGTAGTTGTTGCTTACCAAGTTCTGCAGCTTTCATAGCAGCAACTTTTGCTGCATTTAGATCAGTAGTTGCTTCAGCCTCAGTAGCTGAAGAATGAGCAGGTTCTTGAATCACTTTATCACCAGTCTCCTGAACTTGCTTTAAACTTGAAGAAGGACTTTATCCAGTTCAGATGTTATGGACTTTGAAACTGAattagaaaacttaaaaaattcTTGGTGCTCTCTGGAAACATTGAACAGAACATAATATGAAGTCGTTTTTACATAATTTTCTAATACGAGGATTTTAGCAATGAAACAAATCTAACCACAGAAATTCTGACCAAGCTAATCATAATCAACCTTACCAAGGGGTGGCTGTTGTGGAGCTGAAAATGCTTGGTCCGTGGCTGATGGATTTTCTCTGGAAACATTCAACAGAACATAAGTGCTCATATATTTCAATTCTATGAGGCAGTGACTTCTTGTCTATTGGATGGCATTCTACTGCATCGGAAAGAGCTACATGCAACAgagattgttttctttttcgAGGTCTGGATGCGCTGAAAGAATATTGTGGATCTCATGAATATTATTTGTATGTTAATAGTAAATATATTGCCAGAACTTAGGGAGATTTTGATTGAACAAGCAAGCCCACCCAATCACATTTGAGGCCAAGTTCCATAATTAGTATACTATGTGGGAGAGTCTGTGTAGATGGCAAATCAAGTTTGTGTTTTTAACATAACACAATAGGTTTGTATCATCTATCCGGTTTTACAGGTTAAAGAAACATCTCCATTGCCACAAGGTCCATTATCTAAAGATTGTGCCACCATaaaaacacacacaagcaaGACTTTCAGAGCTCTCCCCTCCAAACATGAGCCAGGCGCCGCAAGCTttttccacacacacacaaatgaGTTGAAGGGGAGTAAAGTAAGAATATAGAATCTCCATTAAAAAcaatttataagaaaattattgaaaaataatcATGAAATCTAAAATCATCCCTCTCAATGTATGATTCTATAGTAACACAGTTGAAATGATAGTCATAATAACATTTTTGTTCTGCTGATGAGGTATATTTTGaatacaaaaagaagaaaggggaaataaTTAACAACTTCTTAGTATTTGAAAGACATAACAGGCTTAATAGGAGGGTTTGATCTATTATATGATCAGCCATAGAAGCCTTAATAAAAAGAACAAGGAAGACATATGGTGTAGGCACTATGGCAAGAAAGACATAACAGGCTTAGTAGGAGGGTTTGATCTATTATTACCTCCTTTTAATCAGCCATAGAAGCCTTAATAAAACGAACAAGAAAGACATATGGTGTTGGCGCACTGTTAAGCTTCATTCAAGCTTTCCTAAGATTGCCTTCTCCATGGCCAAAATCTGTTCTCCAGTGTATTATGCCATGTCTGAAATGGAGACAAAGTTGGCTACCTGCGAAACCCCCAAGCATTatttagaaatgaaaataattttcacTCGTTCCAAACAGAGAAGAACTGTGCGTAGCAATATAAATCAAAAGACAAACAACAAACTAAATCCCATAAATAAATATGTACCTGTGGAGCCCATAGTTCCTCATATTTGCTGGCTATAAGCATGGCACCTATTCCAACTAACTGCAGTTCCCTCCTTGGGACTACTTTCATGGAAAGAAAACTATCAACTATATTGATAGTGAGAAAAAGAGTTTCAGGCCTAAGTTCAAATTGTAGTCAACTTCTATCATCCAGTCCACAATATTGGCTCTCATTCTCTCATTAATATCAGGTTCTTGCCCATGTAATCATGAATGTGGCTTGAATTCTACAAGGGGATTAAAAAGATCCACATATTAACATACACAAAGTCACAAACAGCTAATAGTGGGAAATTAGAGGAAGAGGTACCTCCTCAAGCTTGTAAAACTTGTATAGGTCTTCCACATAGTCAACCATGGCTAGATGATTGTCTACATCTTCTCTGTCAATGTTGACAATGGGATCACTTGATTTATTGATTAGACCACAAGCATCCTGAAGAGgaaccaataaaaaattaactaggaaaatagagagagagagaagtcacTCAAAAGGGTGTCTGAAAATAGATATGGAAATGGGACTGTATAAAGCATGATATATCTTAAAAAAGCTAACTTGCTTCGAGCTATTAGGACTGATGTTAAGGGTATGAGCTTTATGCCTTGATGTTTTCTGGcttgcctttttcttctcttatattttctttctgCTCCGGGCTTACCTCCCTTGCTATATCTTTGGCTTTGCATTGACCTTCTTATGAGCTGGTTTTGCTGGCACAACTCCTTTCTTTTCCACAGGTCCATTAACAACTTTTGGAGCTGGTTTCTGCAGGTAAGAATGATTCAATATATAGAATTTATTTGTATTTGTGTAATTCCCTAAAATCGGATTTAGAATATTTCACAGTTAAGGGCTCTATAGATTTCCTTAATATTCTCTGCTGCAGCAACAGCTTGTGCATTCGAAAGTAATTGTACACAAAAACTCCTACAAAAGAAGCAAATAAACCATCTGCAGAAGGGAACctcgttgagagagagagagagagagagagaagtggtgTGTGGAAGAGATGGGTACCTCGTTAGGGGATGGGAGAACTCTTGCTTCGGCTTCCCGTCGATGACTTGAACAGGAACCAAATTCCCAATATCGCCAAGTACTTTCCGGTTATTTCCCTTGCCCAAAGGGATCTATCTTCTGTTTCACTCCTCCACCGGCAATTCCTGCACCTGCATTTATCTATGACTCATCAAGATCAGAGAAAACAGAGAATCGGTTTATGGAAAATAAGATACAAAACAGAGAATGTTTACAGAAGATACAATTATTCAAATTAAGATCTAACCCAAAAGTAAAACCAAGAGATACAGCATATACAATTATTCATAGGGAATTCAAAAAATCCCCAATAAAATCGTGAAATCagctaatgaaaaaaaaatcaaaatatgcaGATCCTATCATCAACGAATCTTTTCCTCGGGAATTAATCAAGAAATACATCAGATACAAACCGATTACAAAAAAGCAAAATTTTCAGGCCAACATTTGAAACTGGAAATCCTGAAAGCCGCGAATTAAAAGATGTAAGAGAATTTAAATTCAAGCAAAAAGGAAATTCGAAAAAGCAAATTATTCATAGGGAATTCAAAAAACCCCATTAAAATCGTAAAATCAAAATCTGCAGATCCTATCTCGTCAACGGATCTTTTCCTCAGGCATTAATCAAGAAATACATCAGATACAAGCCGATAGCGGAAGCAACATTTTCAGGCCATCATTTGAAACTGGAAATCCTGAAAGCCGCGAATCAAAAGATGTAACAGAATCTCAATTcaaacaagaaggaaattcAAAAAAGCTTAATAGACTGCCCATGAAATTCCCAAACACGCAGCACCATGATACCTCTAGCTTGCTATGTAACAACTGGTTTTGA
It encodes the following:
- the LOC122086403 gene encoding uncharacterized protein LOC122086403, which produces MQQKVAAMKAAELGNSQSRRRVWESEREEGREESRCRLCSISTTDRSGFIDPNTGDGDPATTTDRHDQSRRRVWESEREEGREESRRRLCSISATDRSFIGVNCLEILEVKMMQDLRNAPPGFRPCKSAPCSPTKPIGIPRIHSESFHMTHKAKNVQLMDKDPERAIPLFWAAINAGDRVDSALKDVAIVMKQQNRAEEAIEAIKSQRSRCSDQAQESLDNILLDLYKVPLFSFLF